The Coleofasciculaceae cyanobacterium genome includes a window with the following:
- a CDS encoding mechanosensitive ion channel family protein, whose product MADYFMGSTIKKYFFFWIFISTIIFINIFATPIWAQLPLLPKLNLETLKLDSASNTKVSACVHLDGHCLFKLSDRKSNLAQRIRYTEERLSDVKDIYLQSNQTQLDVSSRGDQNQLSLDVAVGAKKIPVLTLDRQDVVVQGANLKSQAEQIAAQIKRGLEKARQERQSSFLLKQTQLAGVVLLLMVLSNFVLFCRLKHLNKVKLSLHYDPESLSSQLELRKTFNLQEVQYRLLQLTQLIVWVGGCLLILSFFPYTRLAQLWIITVLKIPLRLIVVIWLCYILIRLSYAAIARINSVITNNAFSDNYVLNADTNRRLQVRVNTFSRLFRGIATCFWAGIALFIALGMIGLNVTPLLAGAGVLGLAFSFAAQNLIKDTINGLLIVLEDQYAVGDVVTIGQVGGLVENLNLRITQLRDGEGRLITIPNSSINIVANHSNGWSRSDLKIPVAYQTNVDEAIELIEQIANQMYQDGECRDKILEPPLVLGIEDFAERGFIVRLWFKTEPLKQWDISREFRRRLKNAFEEAGIPLPLPQQQVWLSRHN is encoded by the coding sequence ATGGCAGATTATTTTATGGGCAGCACGATTAAAAAATACTTTTTCTTTTGGATATTCATCAGCACGATTATTTTTATCAATATTTTTGCAACGCCAATTTGGGCGCAGTTGCCATTATTGCCCAAACTAAATTTGGAAACGCTCAAGTTAGATAGTGCAAGCAATACTAAGGTTTCAGCTTGTGTCCATCTTGATGGTCATTGTCTATTTAAATTGTCAGATCGAAAGTCAAATTTGGCACAACGAATTAGGTACACCGAAGAACGCTTATCCGACGTTAAGGATATATATCTTCAATCTAACCAGACTCAATTAGATGTTTCTTCTAGAGGAGATCAAAATCAGCTAAGTCTTGATGTTGCAGTAGGCGCCAAAAAGATCCCTGTTTTGACTCTCGATCGCCAAGATGTAGTTGTTCAGGGTGCTAATCTTAAATCTCAGGCAGAACAAATAGCCGCTCAAATCAAAAGAGGTTTAGAGAAAGCCAGACAAGAAAGACAATCTTCTTTTCTGCTGAAGCAAACACAATTAGCAGGAGTTGTCTTGCTGCTAATGGTGTTAAGCAACTTTGTTTTATTTTGCCGGCTCAAACACTTAAATAAAGTCAAGCTATCTCTTCATTACGATCCTGAGTCTCTTTCCTCTCAATTAGAACTGAGAAAAACATTTAATCTTCAAGAAGTACAGTATCGCTTATTACAGTTGACTCAGCTAATTGTCTGGGTGGGAGGATGTTTACTTATTTTAAGTTTTTTCCCTTATACTCGCCTGGCTCAACTATGGATTATTACCGTTCTCAAAATCCCACTACGGCTAATAGTGGTTATTTGGCTTTGTTACATTTTAATTCGCTTAAGCTACGCAGCGATCGCCAGAATCAATTCAGTTATCACCAATAACGCTTTTAGTGATAACTATGTGTTGAACGCGGATACTAATCGCCGACTCCAAGTTAGAGTTAACACTTTCTCTCGCCTTTTTAGAGGCATTGCTACCTGTTTTTGGGCTGGTATTGCTTTATTTATCGCTCTGGGTATGATTGGTTTAAATGTCACTCCTTTACTCGCTGGTGCTGGTGTTTTGGGTTTGGCTTTCTCTTTTGCTGCTCAAAATTTGATTAAAGATACGATTAATGGTCTGCTGATCGTTTTAGAAGATCAATATGCCGTTGGCGATGTAGTAACTATCGGCCAAGTAGGAGGATTAGTAGAAAACTTGAATTTGCGAATTACTCAGCTTCGGGATGGAGAAGGGCGTTTAATTACTATTCCAAATAGCTCGATTAATATAGTTGCCAATCATTCAAACGGCTGGTCGAGATCTGACTTGAAAATTCCCGTGGCATATCAAACTAATGTGGATGAAGCAATTGAATTAATTGAACAAATAGCTAACCAAATGTACCAAGATGGTGAATGTCGCGATAAAATACTCGAACCGCCACTGGTATTAGGAATAGAAGATTTTGCCGAACGAGGCTTTATTGTGCGCCTGTGGTTTAAAACCGAACCACTTAAACAATGGGATATCTCCCGCGAATTTCGTCGTCGGCTTAAAAATGCTTTTGAAGAAGCTGGTATACCTTTACCACTACCTCAACAACAGGTTTGGTTGAGTCGTCATAATTAG
- a CDS encoding methyltransferase domain-containing protein gives MVALFQSQDLNKHLSLGPVENLESYVKPDWWQYLFNANYLKTDGDVVEDETITKSEIDLFVNILNSDKQSAILDLCCGQGRHSLELAKRGFDHLSGLDRSNYLITRADTLNKQQGSKISYREGDARQLPFADNAFDFVILAGNSFGYFESEQDDLKVLQEIIRVLKPHGKLLIDITDGQYIKENFQPRSWEWIDSKYFVCRERSLSQNQERLISREVITHVEQGVIADQFYAERLYTRNSITDLLSLASFNSIQFHTEVVTESRRNQDLGMMAQRMIISAVANKEWTLDLSKHNLKTVAVLMGDPHQSDLIKPDANFDDDDFLTINQLKEALAELPGYKFVYLDCHEKLIQNLPAMADEIDFVFNLCDEGFNNQATKELHIPALLEILDLPYTGGTPKCLAYCYDKLLVRSIAQAMDIPVPQTLTIAPENTSVESAVDFPVIVKPNFGDSSWGITQDSVCYNLQMLEKAILQVREKLGYSQPILVEQFLEGKDISVGIIGNPQQSYTALPIIEEDYASLPPELPRICGYEAKWLADSPYGKITSVTANLPPETEQFLIASCVKLFERLECQDYARFDWRLDANNIPRLLEVNPNPGWCWDGHLAKMAQIADISYVQMLGKILEAGETRIAAIAMKQNLGA, from the coding sequence ATGGTTGCATTATTCCAGTCTCAGGATCTTAATAAACATCTATCTCTAGGCCCTGTTGAAAACTTGGAAAGTTACGTAAAACCAGACTGGTGGCAATATTTATTTAATGCTAATTATTTAAAAACCGATGGTGATGTTGTTGAAGATGAAACTATTACCAAAAGTGAAATTGATTTATTTGTTAATATTTTAAATTCTGATAAACAAAGCGCCATTTTAGATCTGTGTTGTGGACAGGGCAGACATAGCTTGGAACTAGCTAAACGTGGCTTTGATCATCTATCAGGACTTGATAGATCTAATTATTTAATTACCCGAGCAGATACCTTAAATAAACAACAAGGAAGTAAGATTAGTTATCGAGAAGGTGATGCCAGACAATTACCTTTTGCTGATAATGCTTTTGATTTCGTAATTTTAGCAGGCAATAGTTTTGGTTATTTTGAATCAGAGCAAGATGATTTAAAAGTATTACAAGAAATAATTCGAGTTCTAAAACCTCACGGCAAGCTATTAATTGACATTACTGATGGTCAATATATTAAAGAAAATTTTCAGCCTCGAAGTTGGGAATGGATTGACAGCAAGTATTTTGTTTGTCGAGAACGCTCTCTTTCTCAAAACCAAGAACGTTTAATTTCTCGAGAAGTTATTACTCATGTCGAACAAGGAGTAATTGCCGATCAGTTTTATGCCGAAAGACTATATACCCGCAATAGTATTACTGATTTGCTGAGTCTAGCTAGCTTTAATTCTATTCAATTTCACACAGAGGTAGTTACCGAATCTAGACGCAATCAGGATTTGGGCATGATGGCGCAACGAATGATTATTTCTGCTGTTGCTAATAAAGAATGGACTCTTGATTTATCAAAGCACAACTTGAAAACTGTGGCGGTATTAATGGGAGATCCTCATCAATCCGATTTAATTAAGCCTGATGCTAACTTTGACGATGATGATTTCTTGACCATTAATCAGTTAAAAGAAGCTTTAGCGGAGTTACCAGGATATAAGTTTGTCTATTTGGATTGCCATGAAAAGCTGATTCAAAATTTACCAGCAATGGCAGACGAAATCGATTTTGTCTTTAATTTATGTGATGAAGGATTTAACAACCAGGCAACTAAAGAGTTACATATTCCTGCCCTACTGGAAATTTTAGATTTACCCTACACAGGCGGTACTCCTAAATGTTTGGCTTATTGCTATGACAAATTATTGGTTCGTAGTATAGCTCAAGCCATGGATATTCCCGTTCCTCAAACTTTAACGATCGCACCTGAGAATACTTCGGTTGAGTCTGCTGTAGATTTTCCAGTCATTGTTAAACCCAATTTTGGTGATTCTAGTTGGGGAATTACTCAAGATAGCGTTTGTTACAACCTACAGATGTTAGAAAAAGCTATTCTACAGGTTAGAGAAAAATTAGGCTATAGTCAGCCGATTTTAGTCGAGCAATTCCTTGAGGGAAAAGATATTAGTGTAGGAATTATTGGTAATCCTCAGCAATCCTATACAGCTTTACCGATTATCGAAGAAGATTATGCTTCTCTACCTCCAGAATTACCTCGCATTTGTGGTTATGAGGCAAAATGGTTGGCTGATTCTCCTTATGGGAAAATCACCTCGGTTACCGCCAATCTGCCCCCAGAAACAGAACAATTTTTAATTGCTAGCTGCGTCAAATTGTTTGAGCGTCTTGAATGTCAAGACTACGCCAGGTTTGACTGGCGACTGGATGCCAACAACATCCCCAGATTGTTGGAAGTTAATCCTAATCCTGGCTGGTGTTGGGATGGTCATTTAGCCAAAATGGCTCAGATTGCCGACATATCTTACGTTCAAATGCTGGGTAAGATTCTTGAAGCAGGAGAAACCAGAATTGCGGCGATCGCTATGAAGCAAAATCTAGGTGCATAG
- a CDS encoding glyoxalase-like domain protein, with amino-acid sequence MTNYMGAFLPPIALDSLFSTQGIMVMLLVAYAGAMWMFLSSAPKVYTVMVSDLQNAQRFYEGLLDLPAADVPLHYYYNYEQAMGAGGLDPLYMSATTGNTALNSPDGLWYQLRKNTQLHIIAGASGGYKDRQRHVCFDRDCLEALLMRVQSRRLKYKIRRDRPLNFLVKDVDDRTIEMAEVSN; translated from the coding sequence ATGACAAATTATATGGGTGCATTCTTACCACCAATAGCTTTGGATAGTTTATTTTCTACCCAAGGCATAATGGTAATGCTGTTAGTGGCTTATGCGGGGGCAATGTGGATGTTCCTCAGCAGCGCGCCAAAAGTATACACGGTTATGGTATCAGATTTACAAAACGCTCAGCGATTTTATGAAGGGTTATTAGATCTGCCTGCTGCTGATGTTCCACTGCATTATTACTATAATTACGAACAGGCGATGGGTGCAGGAGGGCTCGATCCACTTTATATGTCGGCAACTACTGGTAATACAGCTTTGAATAGTCCAGATGGACTATGGTATCAACTGAGAAAAAATACTCAGCTTCATATCATTGCCGGTGCCAGCGGTGGTTATAAAGATCGTCAGCGTCATGTTTGCTTTGACCGTGATTGCTTAGAAGCTTTGTTGATGCGAGTTCAATCAAGACGATTGAAGTATAAAATACGTCGCGATCGCCCTTTGAATTTCTTAGTCAAAGATGTTGATGATCGCACTATTGAAATGGCAGAGGTTTCTAACTAA
- a CDS encoding response regulator transcription factor, producing the protein MSEKQQLLLVDDEPGIRESVQAYLEDNEAWKVAIASNAEEAWRQIESQIPDLIISDIMMPEVNGYQFLAKLKEDPRYRSIPVVFLTARGMTSDRIQGYEAGCDAYLSKPFDPEELEAIVKNLLSKIKSTTGNGESSAELEKIAKELVEIKAKLDDKLGGSGSITVTPPPIKIDLTPREQSVLDLVAQGLMNKEIARELSTSVRNVEKYVSRLFGKTGTNSRTELVRFALQHGLTQ; encoded by the coding sequence ATGTCAGAAAAACAACAGCTTTTACTAGTAGACGATGAGCCTGGTATTAGAGAATCAGTACAAGCATACTTAGAAGATAATGAAGCGTGGAAAGTGGCTATAGCTAGTAATGCGGAAGAAGCTTGGCGTCAGATTGAATCTCAAATTCCCGATCTGATTATCTCCGATATTATGATGCCTGAGGTCAACGGCTATCAATTTTTAGCCAAGTTAAAAGAAGATCCTCGGTATCGGTCAATTCCTGTAGTTTTTCTGACGGCTAGAGGAATGACGAGCGATCGCATTCAAGGTTATGAAGCTGGTTGTGATGCCTACCTTTCCAAGCCTTTCGATCCTGAAGAATTAGAGGCAATTGTTAAAAATTTGCTTTCAAAAATCAAATCTACTACTGGTAACGGTGAAAGCAGTGCTGAACTCGAAAAAATCGCCAAAGAATTAGTCGAAATTAAAGCAAAATTAGACGATAAGCTGGGTGGAAGTGGCTCAATTACAGTAACTCCGCCACCGATTAAAATAGATTTAACCCCTAGAGAACAAAGCGTTTTAGATCTGGTTGCCCAAGGTTTGATGAATAAAGAAATTGCCCGTGAATTAAGTACCAGCGTTAGAAATGTAGAAAAATACGTCAGCCGTCTTTTTGGTAAAACAGGTACCAACAGCCGTACTGAATTAGTCCGCTTTGCTTTGCAACATGGCTTAACTCAATAA
- the pstS gene encoding phosphate ABC transporter substrate-binding protein PstS — protein MISTVSLRRKALLAPLLALTLGLTACGGAEAPGEGGNAGGGNAGGESVSLTGAGASFPAPIYQRWFSEYNKENPNVQVAYQSVGSGAGVEQFIQGTVDFGASDVAMEDEEIAQVERGVAMLPMTAGSIVLAYNLPDVPELRLSRQVYTDILLGKITKWNDPAIASLNPDANLPDSNITVVYRSDGSGTTGVFTQHLSAISPEWSEKVGEGKTVQWPAGVGAKGNEGVTAQILQTEGALGYVEYGYAEQQDIPTATLENKAGNYVTPSGESAANALAGATLPEDLRAFVSDPEGDNSYPIVTYTWLLAYQNYDDPNKVQGLKDVVNWSLTEGQTYADELGYIPLPENVVKKVEAKLETIQAQ, from the coding sequence ATGATTTCTACAGTTTCTCTCAGACGAAAAGCTCTCTTAGCTCCTCTGCTAGCGTTAACTCTTGGTCTTACTGCTTGTGGTGGGGCTGAAGCTCCTGGTGAAGGTGGTAATGCTGGTGGTGGCAATGCTGGTGGCGAGTCCGTATCTTTGACTGGTGCTGGGGCAAGTTTTCCCGCACCTATATATCAAAGATGGTTTTCTGAATACAACAAAGAAAATCCTAATGTTCAGGTAGCCTATCAATCTGTTGGTAGTGGTGCGGGAGTCGAACAGTTTATTCAAGGCACGGTTGATTTTGGTGCTAGCGATGTAGCCATGGAAGATGAAGAGATCGCGCAGGTGGAACGGGGTGTGGCTATGTTACCGATGACTGCTGGTAGTATTGTCTTGGCCTATAATTTACCCGATGTTCCTGAACTCAGGCTATCTCGTCAGGTTTATACAGATATCTTATTAGGCAAAATTACTAAATGGAACGATCCAGCGATCGCATCTTTAAACCCCGATGCTAACCTGCCAGACAGCAACATTACTGTTGTTTATCGTTCTGACGGTAGTGGTACTACAGGAGTTTTCACTCAACACCTCAGCGCAATTAGCCCTGAATGGTCAGAGAAAGTTGGTGAAGGTAAAACTGTTCAATGGCCGGCAGGAGTTGGTGCAAAAGGTAATGAAGGTGTAACAGCGCAGATCCTTCAAACCGAAGGTGCATTGGGCTACGTTGAGTATGGCTATGCCGAACAGCAGGATATTCCTACCGCTACTTTAGAGAACAAGGCAGGAAATTATGTCACGCCTTCTGGCGAAAGTGCTGCTAATGCTTTAGCTGGGGCTACCTTGCCCGAAGATTTACGAGCATTTGTCAGCGATCCTGAAGGAGATAATTCTTATCCTATCGTTACGTATACTTGGCTGCTGGCGTATCAAAATTATGACGATCCCAATAAGGTACAGGGCTTGAAAGATGTAGTCAACTGGTCGTTAACCGAAGGACAGACTTACGCAGATGAATTGGGCTATATTCCTTTACCTGAAAACGTAGTCAAGAAAGTTGAAGCCAAGCTAGAGACGATTCAGGCTCAGTAA
- a CDS encoding iron uptake porin — MNRLFWQAVKVAPILLAAYLFSGNKVNAQTISAEKEGVNQTLEKINNYQNLEQSGGLSQVTNVNQLRDVSPTDWAYEALRSLVDRYGCIAGFPNQTYRGDQALTRYEFAAGLNSCLNQIERLIASQESVSQEDLDTIARLSQEFEAELATLGGRVDELESRTAVLEDSQFSTTTKLKGEAIFAVAEAFGGGQDLESIAEDSLGVDNITDEQFQAFVGDFNQDGIIDEDDADDAEDASDLDTETTLSDRVRLNFQTSFTGQDMLQTRLEAGNVPDYGDDVTGTESTRLNFDGNEDNNIELDELFYRFPVGERITTWVGTNGLDFDDIFNTSNPLLSSTSEGALSRFNRYNPLVFRGTSGAGAGVSFDIIPDTVAVTGLYLTDTGVDDDNGAADPAGEEGLFNGSSSAGGQLEFTPFDALELTATYVRNYQTGDEVNQSGSTVGGLNQGFATQPFGAIDTTADKFGLGASFNLGDKLVLGGFGGYSKVKGLIAGDDNNLSGEIWSWGANVSFLDLLKEGSQLTFAGGLVPRFGIDNEEAAAAVAAGTIPGGDPDTSYLVEAQYKFPVNDNISITPGAYAVFNPNHNSGNDTVYAGVLRTTFQF; from the coding sequence ATGAATAGATTATTTTGGCAAGCAGTAAAAGTTGCTCCTATATTATTGGCAGCTTATTTATTTTCAGGTAACAAGGTCAATGCTCAAACTATCTCAGCTGAGAAAGAAGGAGTAAACCAAACTCTAGAAAAAATTAATAACTATCAAAATTTAGAGCAAAGCGGCGGTTTATCTCAGGTTACTAACGTTAACCAGTTAAGAGACGTATCTCCCACAGACTGGGCTTATGAAGCATTACGTAGTTTAGTCGATCGCTATGGCTGTATTGCTGGTTTTCCGAATCAGACCTATCGTGGTGACCAGGCTTTGACTCGTTACGAATTCGCTGCTGGTTTAAATTCTTGCCTAAACCAAATTGAACGCCTAATTGCTTCTCAAGAATCTGTTAGTCAAGAAGATTTGGATACAATTGCTCGTTTGTCTCAAGAGTTTGAAGCTGAACTAGCTACACTAGGTGGCAGAGTAGACGAACTAGAAAGCCGTACTGCGGTTTTAGAAGACAGTCAGTTTTCTACTACTACCAAGCTTAAAGGTGAGGCAATCTTTGCAGTTGCTGAGGCCTTTGGTGGTGGTCAAGATCTCGAAAGCATAGCCGAAGACAGTCTTGGTGTCGATAATATTACTGACGAACAGTTTCAAGCTTTTGTTGGCGATTTTAACCAAGATGGCATAATCGATGAAGATGATGCTGATGACGCAGAAGATGCATCTGACCTCGATACTGAGACTACCTTGAGCGATCGCGTTCGTCTAAACTTTCAAACTAGTTTTACTGGTCAAGATATGTTACAAACTAGGCTCGAAGCTGGAAATGTACCAGATTATGGTGATGACGTAACTGGCACAGAGTCAACTCGTTTGAATTTTGATGGAAATGAAGACAATAACATAGAGCTTGACGAATTGTTCTACCGTTTCCCAGTTGGTGAAAGAATCACTACATGGGTGGGAACTAACGGTTTGGATTTCGATGATATTTTCAACACTAGTAACCCTCTTTTATCAAGTACTAGCGAAGGTGCTTTGTCTCGCTTCAACCGTTATAACCCATTGGTTTTCCGTGGTACTAGCGGTGCTGGTGCTGGTGTTTCATTTGACATTATTCCTGATACTGTAGCTGTCACAGGGCTATATTTAACTGACACTGGTGTTGATGATGATAATGGTGCTGCCGATCCTGCTGGCGAAGAAGGTTTATTCAACGGTTCATCTAGTGCAGGTGGACAACTAGAATTCACTCCTTTTGATGCTTTGGAACTTACTGCAACTTATGTTCGCAACTACCAAACAGGCGATGAGGTAAACCAATCTGGTAGTACCGTAGGTGGTCTAAACCAAGGTTTTGCTACTCAACCCTTTGGCGCAATTGACACAACTGCCGACAAATTTGGTCTAGGAGCTAGCTTCAACCTTGGTGACAAATTGGTCTTAGGTGGTTTTGGTGGTTACTCCAAGGTGAAAGGTTTGATAGCGGGAGATGATAATAACCTCTCTGGTGAAATCTGGAGTTGGGGAGCAAACGTTTCTTTTCTTGACCTGTTAAAAGAAGGTTCTCAGTTAACTTTTGCTGGGGGTCTGGTTCCTAGGTTCGGCATAGATAATGAAGAAGCAGCAGCAGCAGTAGCAGCAGGTACTATTCCAGGTGGTGACCCAGACACTTCTTATCTAGTCGAAGCACAGTACAAGTTCCCTGTTAACGACAACATTTCGATTACTCCTGGAGCTTATGCAGTGTTTAATCCTAATCACAATAGTGGAAATGATACTGTTTATGCAGGTGTTCTGCGTACTACCTTCCAGTTCTAA
- the phoU gene encoding phosphate signaling complex protein PhoU: protein MVKLVSLSPKANHQEANQLERSLRRVQQEVLRMGTLVEQSFRLSHQSLFEQDLDAIQKIIVLEQQIDVYYRQIESDCATLMTLQAPVAQDLRMLSAFMQLVRDLERIGDCAQDLSEIAIKLMKYPTQKVLPEIAEMSEHAQLMLATSLVALADLDQSAGARVKEYDDIVDDAYDRLYDAIAFQKDVPGVVEPILLLGLIIRHLERMADHATNISQRVTYIVTGKRN from the coding sequence ATGGTGAAGTTAGTGTCTTTATCACCCAAAGCCAATCATCAAGAGGCAAATCAATTAGAGCGTTCTCTTCGGCGAGTACAGCAGGAAGTCCTGCGGATGGGTACTTTGGTTGAACAATCATTTCGCCTAAGTCACCAATCTTTATTTGAACAAGATCTTGATGCGATTCAAAAAATAATCGTTCTAGAACAGCAAATTGATGTTTATTATCGACAAATTGAATCTGACTGCGCTACTTTAATGACGCTGCAAGCACCCGTTGCTCAAGACTTACGAATGCTTAGTGCTTTTATGCAGCTAGTGCGAGACTTAGAACGGATTGGAGACTGCGCTCAAGATTTGAGTGAAATAGCAATTAAGTTGATGAAATATCCTACCCAGAAAGTGTTGCCCGAAATTGCCGAAATGTCTGAACACGCTCAGCTAATGTTAGCGACAAGTTTGGTAGCCTTAGCCGATTTGGATCAAAGCGCAGGAGCTAGAGTCAAAGAATATGATGACATTGTAGACGATGCTTACGATCGCCTTTATGATGCGATCGCTTTTCAAAAAGATGTCCCAGGCGTAGTCGAACCGATTCTCCTTTTGGGCTTAATTATCCGTCATTTAGAAAGAATGGCAGACCACGCAACTAATATTAGCCAAAGAGTTACCTATATCGTAACGGGTAAAAGAAATTGA
- a CDS encoding HAMP domain-containing sensor histidine kinase — MSALDFLLGLAVGLGIYAGQQYRFKQKLKNTLSSYTKDEDGEISLPLHSLIRRELSDLDRQRKILERDKQAWQDLIELAPMGYLQVDAENQLLGCNQSAKKLLRIDSRRSLRVRLLLELVRCYHLDLLIEETRRSQRSQTKEWIFYFTRYVSPQDPELEIDIDRPLQKIVESIALKGYGFPLSNQQVGVFIENRQPLVELSQSRERTFSDLTHELRTPLTSISLVAETLMRRLQDPERRWVEQLLQETNRLIELVQEWLDLTQLEAAPDRALKYETIRLYDLIHSVWQTLEPIAKRKEVTLSYAGDLQITISADRSRLIQVFLNLLDNAIKHNPPHKEILVQILPLTAAESATIDKVKIDVIDSGMGFNATDLPYIFERLYRGDKSRAREQESNFYSEGSGLGLAIVEQIVKAHGGAIAAKNHPQFGGAWLEIVLPINKIEKA, encoded by the coding sequence ATGTCAGCTTTAGATTTTCTCTTAGGATTAGCAGTTGGTCTTGGCATTTATGCTGGTCAACAATATCGATTTAAACAAAAGTTAAAGAACACACTTAGTTCATATACTAAAGATGAAGATGGTGAAATATCTTTACCATTACATTCTTTGATACGTCGGGAGTTAAGCGATCTTGACCGTCAGCGCAAAATACTCGAACGAGACAAGCAGGCTTGGCAAGATCTGATTGAGCTAGCACCAATGGGTTATTTGCAGGTAGATGCTGAAAATCAGCTTTTGGGCTGTAACCAGAGTGCGAAAAAGTTACTGCGGATAGATTCTCGGCGATCGCTACGGGTTCGTTTGTTATTAGAGCTGGTACGTTGTTACCACTTAGATCTTTTAATTGAGGAAACTCGCCGCTCTCAACGTTCCCAGACTAAGGAGTGGATCTTTTATTTCACTCGCTATGTTTCGCCACAAGATCCTGAGCTTGAAATCGATATAGATAGACCGCTACAAAAAATAGTCGAATCGATCGCTCTCAAAGGCTATGGATTTCCTTTATCCAATCAGCAGGTAGGTGTTTTTATTGAAAATCGTCAGCCGTTAGTGGAATTGTCGCAATCGCGAGAGCGCACTTTTTCGGATCTGACACATGAACTGCGTACCCCTCTTACTTCTATATCTTTAGTCGCCGAGACTCTAATGAGGCGTTTACAAGATCCCGAACGTCGTTGGGTAGAGCAATTACTTCAAGAAACTAATCGTCTGATCGAACTAGTACAGGAATGGTTAGATCTAACTCAGCTAGAGGCTGCTCCCGATCGCGCTTTAAAATATGAAACTATCAGACTGTATGATTTGATTCACTCAGTTTGGCAAACTTTAGAACCGATCGCTAAGCGAAAAGAAGTTACTTTATCCTATGCTGGCGATCTCCAGATAACGATTTCTGCCGATCGCTCGCGTTTAATTCAGGTTTTTCTCAACCTTTTAGACAATGCCATTAAGCATAATCCACCGCACAAAGAAATTTTAGTTCAGATATTACCTCTGACTGCTGCGGAATCCGCTACAATAGATAAAGTGAAGATCGATGTGATCGATTCTGGTATGGGGTTTAATGCGACCGATCTGCCCTATATCTTTGAACGACTCTATCGAGGAGACAAATCCCGCGCCAGAGAACAAGAAAGCAACTTTTATTCTGAGGGTAGCGGTTTGGGTTTAGCTATTGTCGAGCAAATTGTTAAGGCTCATGGAGGCGCGATCGCCGCTAAAAATCATCCTCAATTTGGTGGTGCGTGGCTCGAAATAGTCTTACCAATAAACAAGATTGAAAAAGCTTAA
- a CDS encoding response regulator transcription factor, translated as MLSLQNLQSPDKSKLAHTNRILLIEDEDLIRDMVTVALEEEGYEVHTANNGRAALNMLQSPDFSRAKLIPDLIILDLMLPEVNGLDICRLLRYQGDITPILVVSAKSSETDRVLGLEVGADDYLSKPFSMRELIARCRALLRRQRYTSSSPSSVQKYRDISLFPQECRVTVRGVEVNLSPKEFKLLELFMSYPRRVWSREQLIEQVWGADFLGDTKTVDVHIRWLREKLEEDPSQPEYLITVRGFGYRFG; from the coding sequence ATGCTTTCCCTACAAAATCTCCAATCTCCTGATAAGTCCAAGCTAGCTCACACTAATCGGATCTTGCTAATTGAGGACGAGGACTTAATTAGAGACATGGTTACTGTTGCACTAGAAGAAGAAGGCTATGAGGTTCATACTGCTAACAACGGCAGAGCTGCCCTGAATATGTTACAAAGCCCTGATTTTAGCCGAGCCAAATTAATTCCCGACTTAATTATTTTGGACTTGATGTTACCAGAGGTAAACGGATTAGATATTTGTCGCTTATTGCGCTACCAAGGAGATATTACGCCTATTTTGGTAGTTAGCGCCAAAAGTAGTGAAACTGACCGAGTATTGGGTCTTGAAGTGGGAGCAGATGACTATTTGAGCAAACCCTTTAGCATGAGAGAGTTGATTGCTCGCTGTCGCGCTTTATTACGTCGTCAAAGATATACTAGCTCGTCTCCTAGTTCAGTTCAGAAATACCGCGATATCAGTCTTTTTCCTCAGGAATGCCGCGTTACAGTTCGGGGGGTTGAAGTTAATTTGTCTCCTAAAGAATTTAAGTTACTTGAATTATTCATGAGCTATCCCCGCCGAGTTTGGTCACGGGAACAGCTAATTGAGCAGGTATGGGGAGCGGACTTTTTAGGAGATACTAAAACTGTTGATGTTCATATCCGTTGGTTACGGGAGAAATTAGAGGAAGATCCAAGCCAGCCTGAATACTTAATTACCGTCAGAGGCTTCGGCTATCGCTTTGGGTAA